One genomic window of Arthrobacter sp. KBS0703 includes the following:
- a CDS encoding CoA-binding protein, with the protein MAHVNDRAVIERLMRTKGTWAIVGLSTNEWRSAYDVALYVRDRMGMEIIPVNLPGDDVHGEKGYRSLAEIPAEKHPIDVVDCFVNSQKVGSVIDQAIAVGAKAVWLQLGVFDDAAVERAKAAGLDVVVNSCPAREGWHVGL; encoded by the coding sequence ATGGCCCACGTTAACGATCGAGCAGTCATTGAACGCCTCATGCGAACCAAGGGGACGTGGGCAATCGTCGGCCTCAGCACCAACGAGTGGCGCTCTGCCTACGACGTCGCCCTGTATGTCCGGGACCGCATGGGCATGGAGATCATCCCGGTGAACCTCCCCGGCGACGACGTCCACGGCGAGAAGGGATACCGTTCCCTGGCCGAGATCCCGGCGGAGAAGCACCCCATCGACGTCGTGGACTGCTTTGTTAATTCGCAGAAGGTGGGCTCCGTGATTGACCAGGCCATCGCGGTGGGCGCCAAAGCGGTCTGGCTCCAGCTGGGAGTCTTCGACGACGCCGCGGTGGAGCGCGCGAAGGCAGCGGGTCTGGACGTCGTGGTGAACTCGTGCCCCGCCCGCGAAGGCTGGCACGTCGGCCTCTGA